In Limnobaculum parvum, one DNA window encodes the following:
- the dprA gene encoding DNA-processing protein DprA, whose protein sequence is MERDEWWLRLLMISGYKLSYIRRLRNVELSQIVFSEQLLPLLGFSREQTEAFLQVDQHQLIKNLDWLKGDDCHLVTYIDPEYPDLLRNISSAPLALFIKGERGNLAKPQLAVVGSRHYSHYGQIWASYFSQQLAASGLIITSGLAVGIDGISHQGALTAGGITIAVLGSGLARLHPRSHLGLAQKILENQGTLVSEFLPFEAPRAEYFPRRNRIISGLCLGVLVIEAGLRSGSLITAKYALEQGREVFAIPGPLDSRNSEGTHSLIQQGALLVAQPEDIIENLNSSLCWIAPLSSEPPIEPIPLLFSPDCPLVDSPLYAHVSHQPISVDIIAEKMSLPVTEVMIQLLELELSGVVQVVQGDISESGKQGDIKMVLIR, encoded by the coding sequence ATGGAAAGGGACGAGTGGTGGCTAAGACTGCTGATGATATCTGGATATAAGCTTTCTTATATTCGGCGACTAAGAAATGTAGAACTATCGCAGATCGTTTTTAGTGAACAGCTTTTGCCATTATTGGGTTTTAGCCGAGAACAAACGGAAGCGTTCTTACAGGTAGATCAACATCAACTGATAAAAAATCTTGATTGGTTGAAGGGAGATGATTGCCATTTAGTCACTTACATTGACCCTGAATATCCGGACCTCTTACGAAATATCTCTTCTGCTCCATTGGCCTTATTTATTAAGGGAGAACGAGGTAATTTGGCGAAGCCTCAATTGGCGGTAGTGGGTAGTCGCCATTACAGCCATTATGGTCAAATTTGGGCCAGTTATTTTTCACAACAGCTGGCAGCCAGTGGGTTGATAATAACCAGTGGATTAGCGGTAGGCATTGATGGCATTAGTCATCAGGGCGCTTTGACTGCGGGGGGAATTACAATAGCCGTTTTGGGAAGTGGGCTAGCTAGGCTTCATCCCCGAAGCCATCTGGGATTGGCTCAAAAGATATTGGAAAATCAAGGCACGCTGGTTTCCGAGTTTTTACCTTTTGAAGCGCCTAGAGCCGAGTATTTTCCTCGACGAAATAGAATTATCAGTGGTCTCTGTTTAGGCGTATTAGTCATTGAGGCGGGTTTACGCAGTGGTTCGCTGATTACTGCAAAATACGCCCTAGAGCAAGGTAGGGAAGTATTTGCGATTCCTGGTCCATTAGATAGCCGTAACAGTGAAGGAACTCATAGCCTGATTCAGCAAGGCGCACTGTTGGTAGCACAACCCGAAGATATTATTGAAAACCTTAACAGCTCATTATGTTGGATAGCACCGCTATCGTCAGAACCTCCAATTGAGCCTATTCCTTTGCTGTTTAGTCCGGATTGTCCGCTGGTGGATTCGCCTTTGTATGCTCATGTTAGCCATCAGCCAATTTCTGTCGATATTATTGCGGAGAAAATGTCACTACCGGTTACTGAAGTGATGATTCAACTGCTTGAGCTGGAATTGTCCGGCGTGGTACAGGTGGTTCAGGGGGATATATCAGAGTCAGGTAAACAAGGAGATATAAAAATGGTTTTAATCAGGTAG
- the def gene encoding peptide deformylase, translated as MAVLPVLHFPDERLRIKAKPVAEVTPQIQQIVDDMLETMYAEEGIGLAATQVNIHQRIIVIDVSENRDKHFVIINPEILGKSGETGIEEGCLSVPESRGFVPRAEQIKIRALDRDGKPFELDAAELLAICIQHEMDHLEGKLFVDYLSPLKRQRIRQKLEKIARQEARS; from the coding sequence ATGGCCGTATTACCTGTATTACATTTTCCCGATGAAAGACTACGCATTAAAGCCAAACCGGTTGCGGAAGTTACGCCACAAATACAGCAGATCGTCGATGATATGTTGGAAACGATGTATGCCGAAGAAGGTATAGGCCTTGCGGCAACGCAAGTTAATATCCACCAACGTATTATCGTGATAGATGTTTCAGAAAACCGCGATAAGCATTTCGTCATTATTAATCCTGAAATACTGGGAAAATCTGGGGAAACCGGTATTGAAGAAGGCTGTCTTTCCGTACCAGAATCGAGGGGCTTTGTACCTCGAGCAGAACAGATTAAGATTCGCGCTCTAGATCGCGATGGAAAACCTTTCGAATTAGATGCGGCGGAGCTATTGGCCATCTGTATTCAGCATGAGATGGACCATCTGGAAGGTAAACTATTCGTTGATTACCTTTCTCCACTTAAGCGTCAGAGAATCCGTCAGAAATTAGAGAAAATTGCCAGACAGGAAGCTCGTTCATAG
- the fmt gene encoding methionyl-tRNA formyltransferase: MSHPLRIIFAGTPDFAARHLDALLSSHHQIVGVFTQPDRPAGRGNKLTPSPVKQLAEQHNIPVFQPKSLRPEENQQLVAQLNADVMVVVAYGLILPLTVLSMPRLGCINVHGSLLPRWRGAAPIQRSLWAGDSETGITIMQMDEGLDTGDMLYKLTCPILSEDTSATLYDKLAKLGPEGLLNTLAALSEGTIKAEKQDDTLANYADKLSKEEAKLDWSLSAVQLERCIRAFNPWPVSYFIIDDQPIKVWSADVIEDYDAQAEPGTILQANKSGIQISTAQGILNLTQLQPAGKKVMSAQDLLNSRREWFISGHRLA; encoded by the coding sequence GTGTCTCATCCTTTGCGAATTATTTTTGCTGGTACCCCTGACTTTGCGGCGCGCCATCTGGACGCGCTGCTCTCATCTCATCACCAGATTGTTGGTGTATTCACGCAGCCCGACCGCCCCGCAGGCCGAGGCAATAAGTTGACACCAAGCCCGGTTAAACAACTGGCGGAACAACATAACATTCCCGTATTTCAACCAAAATCATTACGGCCAGAAGAGAACCAACAGTTGGTTGCACAACTCAATGCCGATGTAATGGTTGTTGTAGCTTATGGCTTGATCTTGCCTCTGACTGTATTAAGCATGCCAAGATTAGGTTGTATTAATGTGCATGGTTCTCTATTGCCCCGCTGGCGTGGCGCAGCGCCTATTCAGCGCTCACTTTGGGCTGGAGACAGTGAAACAGGTATCACCATCATGCAAATGGATGAAGGGCTGGATACTGGCGATATGTTATACAAACTAACTTGCCCTATCTTATCTGAAGATACCAGTGCCACTTTATATGACAAACTGGCTAAACTGGGCCCTGAAGGTTTACTTAACACGCTGGCAGCACTATCAGAAGGGACTATCAAGGCAGAAAAGCAGGATGACACACTAGCTAACTATGCCGATAAGCTGAGTAAAGAAGAGGCTAAACTCGACTGGTCTCTTTCAGCGGTTCAGTTAGAACGCTGTATACGTGCCTTTAATCCTTGGCCTGTTAGCTATTTCATCATCGATGATCAGCCGATAAAAGTCTGGTCTGCTGATGTCATTGAAGATTATGATGCCCAAGCAGAACCCGGTACCATTCTTCAAGCTAATAAGTCAGGCATTCAGATTTCTACCGCTCAAGGCATTTTGAATCTCACTCAACTTCAACCTGCCGGTAAAAAAGTGATGTCCGCTCAGGATTTGCTAAACTCGCGCCGGGAGTGGTTTATTTCAGGTCATCGCTTAGCCTGA